A genome region from Euphorbia lathyris chromosome 4, ddEupLath1.1, whole genome shotgun sequence includes the following:
- the LOC136226704 gene encoding uncharacterized protein, producing MDEVFGREGSKYRISLADSTMMLILNRAMDKAHDRAQRREGPIECLTAISMFYELAVMQLEGCLKFLQEESDSSFESSDEEVLRDLAEIRDRLLRRLKDAEFAISEKDKELTRTLENELKLKKVLEIKEKELDFLRAGAGDDEELSHGNQVGVVEERDEDFSGLKHSVEQQVWSIKQKLEPESKSLDRRRNRSCDSFDIELMGIDIDILKETMDIAFGKMQSAIFSSEMEPVEHQWMWTVEKDALSILIKGFMRDFQSEIHQISEHWSDSMREIRFLHDELLNLCLSESNHEGKIISSKAIGKSSSDENNEQNQSDDETEEDDGGNLVAKMIKNHESIIKKKSKEVNWEKREIMGEKRCSYPWGEEDAASAKKRMQDVITRMGRLIDQNENFDKTFNHHIKVDGKEEGSLSRTLYKFHKKQDKQCQIGKLKYSQERMNKTSISEKVYEAFQGEMKILKEEEEASLQTLIMKKTCATLLKGLVSDSSNKEKVKMVNKWNDQMESDKLDIQIREEIQYMVFKQVVKDFCAQIYSLEDKNLAGELREEISKVYFAEICKEWNEIVGRYDTEYLVREEIHQIASRGCLRDITETTDHIITKLKELILETKLREEVYTSLFGELHKEWKEVIETPDTERLIGEKIYQIALEESLKDMINSSNRLLGKPDEAKNSTNCIYSFGFQCLEHSIEEDICKVLFRETYRGWKKEIDNHNFESLIKEEVFLLVVSESVKEASFGCREAAAQNHFELLEESTSFNNSDRSPEVWEDDLLTQKHDPELNCIEVEKGLIQTESSEFKEDGLNHLKQENLNKIKISGELLSEMRSTCTSMSSKVKNALDHLAMSKALVNELRSCLLVAVEGVESFDEKVYPSSSESEMESSWFQKKAIRGVKVQAPSYSSFMPIMEFLQVFIEFKCRVEKSLELNIMKLEGAIRDLNPLAQVVARQRRKIRLYQKGFLNRCENLRKAEAEVDLLGNQVEVLLVLLQKIYNILHQYSPALQQYFEVSEILKLIRKELIGEVNDM from the exons ATGGATGAAGTATTTGGAAGAGAGGGTAGTAAGTACAGAATCTCTTTGGCAGATTCAACAATGATGTTGATTTTGAACCGTGCAATGGACAAAGCACACGATCGAGCACAGAGAAGAGAAGGTCCTATTGAGTGTTTGACAGCCATATCCATGTTTTACGAGCTAGCAGTGATGCAATTGGAAGGCTGTTTGaagtttcttcaagaagaatCGGACAGCAGTTTTGAGAGCAGCGACGAAGAGGTGTTACGAGACTTGGCAGAAATCAGAGATCGTCTCCTCCGACGCCTCAAAGATGCTGAGTTCGCTATTTCAGAAAAGGATAAAGAATTAACTCGTACGCTTGAAAACGAGCTAAAGCTCAAAAAGGTACTGGAAATCAAGGAAAAGGAATTGGATTTTTTGCGCGCAGGAGCTGGAGATGATGAAGAACTCAGTCATGGAAATCAGGTAGGCGTAGTTGAAGAAAGGGATGAGGATTTTTCTGGGCTGAAACATTCTGTAGAACAGCAGGTGTGGAGTATCAAACAAAAACTTGAACCTGAAAGTAAGTCGTTAGATAGAAGGAGAAACAGAAGCTGTGACAGCTTCGATATTGAGCTAATGGGGATAGACATTGACATCTTAAAAGAAACTATGGATATTGCTTTTGGAAAGATGCAGAGTGCAATTTTCTCGTCTGAAATGGAGCCTGTAGAGCATCAATGGATGTGGACAGTTGAGAAGGATGCATTATCTATTCTGATAAAAGGATTTATGAGAGATTTCCAATcagaaattcaccaaatttCTGAACATTGGTCAGATTCAATGAGGGAAATTAGATTCTTGCATGATGAACTGCTTAATCTTTGCTTATCTGAAAGTAATCATGAGGGAAAGATCATTTCTTCAAAGGCAATAGGAAAATCTTCTTCAGATGAAAATAATGAACAGAATCAGTCCGATGACGAAACTGAAGAAGATGATGGTGGGAACTTGGTTGCTAAAATGATAAAGAATCACGAATCCATTATCAAGAAAAAAAGCAAAGAGGTGAACTGGGAAAAGCGAGAAATTATGGGGGAAAAGAGGTGTTCATACCCTTGGGGAGAGGAGGATGCAGCCAGTGCAAAAAAAAGGATGCAAGATGTGATTACAAGAATGGGAAGATTAATTGATCAGAATGAAAATTTTGATAAAACTTTCAACCACCATATTAAAGTCGACGGAAAGGAGGAAGGTTCTTTGAGCAGAACGTTGTACAAGTTCCACAAGAAACAAGACAAGCAATGTCAGATTGGTAAGTTGAAATACAGCCAAGAGAGGATGAATAAAACTTCAATTTCTGAAAAAGTATATGAAGCATTTCAGGGTGAAATGAAGATACTGAAAGAAGAGGAGGAAGCAAGTCTTCAGACCCTGATAATGAAAAAGACTTGTGCTACACTTTTAAAAGGACTCGTAAGTGATTCTAGCAATAAGGAGAAGGTGAAAATGGTCAACAAGTGGAATGACCAAATGGAAAGTGATAAACTTGATATTCAGATTAGAGAAGAGATACAGTACATGGTGTTTAAACAGGTAGTGAAGGATTTTTGTGCTCAAATCTATAGTTTGGAAGACAAAAATCTAGCAGGAGAACTAAGGGAGGAAATATCAAAGGTCTATTTTGCAGAAATATGCAAGGAATGGAATGAAATAGTTGGAAGATATGATACTGAATATCTTGTTAGGGAAGAGATACATCAAATTGCCTCTCGAGGGTGTTTAAGGGATATAACTGAAACTACTGATCACATAATAACCAAATTGAAAGAGTTGATTTTGGAGACGAAATTGAGGGAGGAAGTTTATACGTCCCTCTTCGGTGAACTGCACAAGGAATGGAAAGAGGTTATTGAAACACCAGATACCGAGAGACTAATTGGGGAAAAGATATATCAGATTGCCTTAGAAGAGAGCCTCAAAGATATGATAAACTCCAGTAATAGGTTACTAGGCAAACCTGATGAGGCAAAGAATTCAACGAATTGTATTTATAGCTTCGGATTTCAGTGTTTGGAACACTCAATTGAGGAGGATATATGCAAAGTTCTTTTCAGGGAAACGTACAGAGGGTGGAAGAAGGAGATAGATAATCATAATTTTGAGAGTCTCATCAAGGAAGAAGTTTTCCTGCTTGTTGTTTCTGAGTCTGTGAAGGAAGCTAGTTTTGGATGCAGAGAAGCTGCAGCTCAGAATCATTTTGAACTCTTAGAAGAATCCACTTCATTTAACAACTCAGATAGAAGTCCAGAAGTTTGGGAAGATGACCTTTTGACTCAGAAACACGATCCAGAATTGAACTGCATTGAAGTTGAGAAGGGTTTGATTCAGACAGAAAGTTCCGAATTCAAGGAGGATGGACTCAATCATCTGAAGcaagaaaatttaaacaaaataaagatttcTGGAGAGTTGTTATCTGAGATGAGAAGCACTTGTACTTCTATGAGCAGCAAAGTTAAGAATGCTTTGGACCATTTGGCTATGAGTAAGGCACTAGTAAATGAGTTAAGATCTTGTTTACTTGTAGCAGTTGAAGGTGTAGAAAGTTTTGATGAGAAGGTATATCCTTCATCTTCTGAAAGTGAGATGGAATCATCTTGGTTTCAAAAGAAAGCAATTAGGGGGGTGAAAGTTCAAGCTCCATCTTATTCTTCATTTATGCCTATCATGGAATTTCTGCAAGTATTTATTGAATTCAAGTGCAGAGTTGAAAAGAGTTTAGAGCTGAACATCATGAA GTTGGAAGGAGCAATACGGGACTTAAATCCACTTGCTCAAGTTGTTGCTAGACAAAGGAGGAAAATACGGCTCTATCAAAAGGGTTTCCTCAATCGATGTGAAAACCTTAGGAAGGCTGAAGCTGAG GTGGATCTGTTGGGGAATCAAGTTGAAGTACTTTTAGTCCTACTTCAAAAGATATACAATATATTGCATCAATATTCACCAGCATTGCAACAGTATTTTGAG GTCTCGGAAATTTTAAAGCTGATCAGGAAAGAACTAATTGGTGAAGTTAATGACATGTAA